GGTTAGTTCTTGCGGATGCTGATCTGCCAGCCGGCGTCGCCGGTCTGCTGGAAATCAGTGACCTCGTGGCCGTTGTCGGCGGCCCAGCGCGGGATGGTCTCCGTGCCCTGGGTGCAGTCGAAGTCGATGACCAGTTCCTCGCCGACGTCCAGGGTGTCGATGACGTCCTTCGCCTCGATCAGCGGGAAGGGGCACACCGCACCGAGGGTGTCCAGTGCGTAGCGGCCCTGGCCCAGCGGGCGTGCCTTCCGGGTCTTCTCCGGAGCGGTCTTCAGCGCAACCGCGCCGACGGCGACCGCGAAAGCCGGGGCGATGACCTTGTCCTCGGCGGAGGTCGGGGCCTGGCCCAGGGACTCTTCGGTGGAGTAGGTGCCGGCCTGGACCGGAGCGACGGAGGGCTTGAGCCACAGCTTGGCGCCGACGCCGACGCCGATCGCGATGAACAGCAGGGCGATCCAGCCCTGGTAGCTGAACAGGGCGGTCTGGACCATGCCGTTGCCGACGGTGCAGCCACCGGCCAGGGCAGCGCCGACGCCCATCATGGCGCCACCCGCGACGGAGCGGAGGGCGGTGGTGGCGTCAGGCACCCGGATGCGGAACTCGCCGGAGGCCTTGGCCGCGACGAAGGCGCCGATGAACAGGCCGAGGACGAGCATGACTCCCCAGTCGACCTTGGCGCCGTCGCCGGTGACGATGAAGTTGGCGATGTTGCCGGTCGGGCCGGTGATGCCCAGGCCGGAGTTGCGGCCGGCGGCGGCGGACAGCGGCCAGGCGATGACACCGATCAGACCGACCAGTGCACCTGCGGTGTAGATGTGCAGCGGACGACGCCAACGGGGACCGTTGAGCTTGGCAACCTTCGGCTGCGCGGCCTCCTTGGCCAGGAAGTGGCGGGCAGCCAGCGCGGTGCCGATCGCCAGCGGGATGGCGAAGAACCACGGGGAGACGCCGAAGGTGGCGGGCAGGGTGGTCAGCGAGGTGTCGTAGGACTTCACGCCGGTGTTGAGCCAGTTGAGGGCGCCGGTCTGCATCGCGGAGGCGGACAGCGCGTAGAAGATGAGCGCGATCCAGGAGCCCACCAGGCCCTCAGCCGAGCGGAACCAGGTACCGGAGGCGCAACCACCTGCGAGGATGATGCCCAGCCCGAAGATGAAGCCACCACCGATGACGGCGAGCGGGGCGAAGTTGCTGTAGGTGGGGGCGATGACCCCGGCGCTGGTCAGAGCCGCGATGCCAACGGCGTGCACCGAGATGACGATGAGCAGCGCGACGAAGCTGCGCCACGTCTTCTGGAGGAAGATGTCGCGGAGCATGCCCGTGACACAGAACCGCCCGCGCTGCATGACGATGCCGAGGACTGCTCCCACGGCCAGACCGGTGAGGATCATGGATCCACCTTTCAGAAGGAGTTCATCTGTTGATGGTTCCTGAAGGTACACCATTGCGAACAGTTCTGTCTATTATTCACGTACCCTACGGTTCATTATCGAAGAGCACCTTCTCCACCGCGAGCTGACGCACCGGCTTCATCCCCCAGGCATCCAACCCCACATCGACCAACCCGTACCCGCTTCTCGGCTGCGGCGAATGCAGGTGGCCGTGGACGAGGAAATCCACGTCCAGACGCACCTCGTCATGGCGCGACGCCATCCCCGGATGATCCATGCCGGGTCGCGGGAAGTGGCAGAGGAAGACGTTCCTGCCCCGCCACCTCATCGCCTGGAAAGGCTGCACCGACTCGAACACCCCGAGAAACGCCCGCTGCATCCGGAACGACGAGCGATGGAGGGGATGGCACGAATCATGGTTGCCCGGCACGAGGTGCATCTCCAGGTGGGAGCCGTGCTCCCCGAGCAGGCTCAGGGCACGGCGCTCTTCCTCGGCCCCACCCCGCGACAGGTCCCCCAGCACCCACAACCTGTCCCCCGCGGGCAGGTCACGGATACCCCGGAGGACCCGCCTGTCATGGTCAGCCACCTCCAATCCACGCAGGCGGGCCACAGACTGGTGGCCGAGATGCAGGTCAGAGGTGAACCAGACGTCCATGCACCCCACCGTAGTGGCAGACGAAAAGATACGGGCCCTAACGCTCCCACACGCGGTGCGTGCGCAGCAGCGGGAGGAGCTGGTCCACGGCGTCGGCAAGCGAGGACACCGTGATCACGCCCGGGGCGGACGTGTCGACGCGGACGCCCTCGAGGCTCTCCGGGAGCACGATGGCCTTCTGGTGCCGGAACACCTCGGCCCGCATCACGTCGACCTCATAGCGCTCCGGCGTATCCACGACCACCACGGCGTCGAACTCGATGGAACGGGCCGTGTCGTAGGTGCGCGAGACCGGAACACCGCCCTTGGCTCCGCCGAGTGTGCCACCGTGCTCGCAGACGACCAGGGGCACCATACCCGCCCCGTCGATGGCGGCCACGAGCTCAGCCACCTGGTCCGCCGGGGTGTCGGCGGTGGTGAGAATACCGATCTGCCGACCGTCGACGGGCCATTCCTGACCGATCTGCGAGAGCGCAGGGCTCGGGGTGGCCTTGGCGAGCTTGACCTTCTCCGGCGCGGGCAGGCCCAGGTTCTTCGCCACCGTGGCTGCCAACTCCGTGTCGATCTGCGCCAGGGCGGACAACTGCCGGGTCTTGATGTTCTCCTCGTAGCACTTGCCCAGCTCGAAGGAGTAGGCCTCGGCCACGTGCCGCTGCTCGACCCCGGTCAACGAGAGGTAGAACAGGCGCGCCTGCGAGAAATGGTCGTCGAAGGTGGCGGACTGCTCACGGACGACGGCGGATTCGGGCAGGGGCACCGGGACGTCGATACGCGCGCCCTCCGTCGTCGGGAACGGGTTGGCGCCGTCCAGGGAGTTCGGATGGTACGGCGCCACGCCGACATGGCTGGCGTGCTGGTGGAAGCCGTCGCGGAGCATGTCGTTGACGGGCGAATGCGGGCGGTTGATCGGAATCTGGTTGAAGTTGGGGCCACCCAGACGGGTGAGCTGCGTGTCGATGTAGGAGAACAGTCGCCCCTGCAGCAGCGGATCGGCGGTCACGTCAATGCCGGGGGGCAGATGCCCCGGATGGAAAGCGACCTGTTCAGTCTGCTCGAAGAAGTTGGTCGGATTGGCCACCAGCGTCATCGTGCCGATGATGCGCACCGGCGCCAGCTCCTCCGGAACGAACTTGGTCGGGTCCAGCAGATCGATGCCCTCGAACATCTCCTCCTCGGTGTCCGGGAAGACCTGGACACCGAGATCCCACTGCGGGAAGGCGCCGGCCTCGATGGCGTCCGCCAGGTCGCGGCGGTGGAAATCCGGATCAACGCCGGCGGCGATCTGCGCCTCCTCCCAGACCAGGGAGTGCACACCGAGCTTCGGCTTCCAGTGGAACTTCACCAGGGTGGTCTCACCCTTGTCGTTGCTCAGCCGGAAGGTGTGGACGCCGAACCCCTCCATCATCCGATAGGAACGCGGGATGCCACGGTCCGACATGTTCCAGATGGTGTGGTGCTGAGCCTCGGTGTGCAGGGAGGCGAAGTCCCAGAAGGTGTCATGGGCACTCTGCGCCTGCGGGATCTCACGGTCCGGGTGCGGCTTGGCGGCATGCACGACGTCCGGGAACTTGATTCCGTCCTGGATGAAGAAGACCGGCATGTTGTTTCCCACCAGGTCCCAGATGCCTTCACCGGTGTAGAACTTCGTGGCGAAGCCGCGGGTGTCGCGCACCGTGTCGGCCGAACCACGGGAACCCAGCACGGTGGAGAAACGCACGAAGACCTCGGTCTCCCTGCCCTCCGCGAACACACCCGCGGAGCAGATGTCGCCGGCCGCCCCGTTTCCCACGAACACCCCGTGCGCACCGGCACCGCGGGCATGGACGACCCGCTCCGGAATGCGCTCATGATCGAAGTGGGTGATCTTCTCCCGCAGATGATGATCCTGCAGCAGAACCGGGCCACGCGGACCGGCCTTGAGCGACTTGTCCGTCTCCGGTACGCGTTGGCCGGTGGAGGTGGTCAGATACTCACCCTGCTGGGCCCGCGGGTTCGGGTCCGCATCCGCGCCGGGCTGGAACGGGCAACCGGTCGCGGTGACATTGGCCGGGGGGAGCTGATCATCCTTCGGTGGCAGCGGGGCCGCCGGGGTGGTCGGCTCCTCGAGACTCGGCGGCCGGGGGGCCGGGGCCCCGGGGATCACCGGCTGCTCGGACCGGGTTTTGCTGGGCTGGCGTTTCTTGGAGGTCATGAGTTGTCCTTGTCGGTCAGGGTCAGTCATGTCGTCTGCGTGGCGGCCACGCGCACCGGCTCCCAGCCGGTGCGGCCACGCTACTCCCCCACAGATAAGTTCGCCGTTATGGCAGCTGAGAGGGGTGAAACGCCCGGCGAGAGGCCGGCCAACTGTCGGACAAGAAGTGACCCAGGACACACCTCAGGCCAAGGATCAGCCCTCCGCGGCGATCTGCTCGAGCGCCCGGGCGAACACCTCGACCGGCTGCGCACCGGAGACGGCGAGCTTGCCGTCGAAGACGAAGAAGGGCACGCCCTGGACGCCGATCTGGCGGGCGAGCGCAATATCCGCCATGACCTCCCGGGAGTAGGCGGACTCATCTGCCAGGGTGGAATCGACGTCCTCGCGGGGCAGACCCACCTGGTCGGCGAAGGCGCGCAACTGCTCATGGTCGGCGATGTTCCTGCCGTCGGTGAAGTAACCGTGCTTGACCAGTTCGTCCCACTCGACGCCCTTGTCGTCCCGGCGCGCCAGGTGACCGAGACGGTGGGCGTCCATCGTGTTGACCATGAGGGATTCCCGCCAGTTGAACTCGAGCCCGACCTCCGCCGCGCGGGCCGCGAGCCCGTCGTTCATGGCGATGACCTGATCCTCGCCCATGCCCTTGACCCGCACCAGATAGTCGAGGGCGTTGCCGGCGGATTCCTTCGGGGCGTCCGGGTCGAGCTGGAAACTGCGCCAGACGATCTCGACGTCATCCTTCCCCTCGAAGTTCTCCAGGGCGAGGTTGAGGTGGCGCTCGCCGACGGTGCAGAAGGGGCAGACGTAGTCGGACCAGATATCGATTCTCATGTCAGGAACAACGCCGCCCAGCTCCCCGATGTTCCCCCCACATCTCAAAGCGGCAACATCCTTTACCCTGAAACACATCCCACGTAAACTGTGATTTCTACCACTGTTCCGGCAGGGAAGTGAAAGGAATCAGCAGTCGTGGATCTCAAGCAACGTGCAATAACTCAGCAGTTCACGGTGGAGCTCGTCCGCGCCATGCCGC
This sequence is a window from Corynebacterium comes. Protein-coding genes within it:
- a CDS encoding YeeE/YedE thiosulfate transporter family protein → MILTGLAVGAVLGIVMQRGRFCVTGMLRDIFLQKTWRSFVALLIVISVHAVGIAALTSAGVIAPTYSNFAPLAVIGGGFIFGLGIILAGGCASGTWFRSAEGLVGSWIALIFYALSASAMQTGALNWLNTGVKSYDTSLTTLPATFGVSPWFFAIPLAIGTALAARHFLAKEAAQPKVAKLNGPRWRRPLHIYTAGALVGLIGVIAWPLSAAAGRNSGLGITGPTGNIANFIVTGDGAKVDWGVMLVLGLFIGAFVAAKASGEFRIRVPDATTALRSVAGGAMMGVGAALAGGCTVGNGMVQTALFSYQGWIALLFIAIGVGVGAKLWLKPSVAPVQAGTYSTEESLGQAPTSAEDKVIAPAFAVAVGAVALKTAPEKTRKARPLGQGRYALDTLGAVCPFPLIEAKDVIDTLDVGEELVIDFDCTQGTETIPRWAADNGHEVTDFQQTGDAGWQISIRKN
- a CDS encoding metallophosphoesterase, whose amino-acid sequence is MDVWFTSDLHLGHQSVARLRGLEVADHDRRVLRGIRDLPAGDRLWVLGDLSRGGAEEERRALSLLGEHGSHLEMHLVPGNHDSCHPLHRSSFRMQRAFLGVFESVQPFQAMRWRGRNVFLCHFPRPGMDHPGMASRHDEVRLDVDFLVHGHLHSPQPRSGYGLVDVGLDAWGMKPVRQLAVEKVLFDNEP
- a CDS encoding catalase, which encodes MTSKKRQPSKTRSEQPVIPGAPAPRPPSLEEPTTPAAPLPPKDDQLPPANVTATGCPFQPGADADPNPRAQQGEYLTTSTGQRVPETDKSLKAGPRGPVLLQDHHLREKITHFDHERIPERVVHARGAGAHGVFVGNGAAGDICSAGVFAEGRETEVFVRFSTVLGSRGSADTVRDTRGFATKFYTGEGIWDLVGNNMPVFFIQDGIKFPDVVHAAKPHPDREIPQAQSAHDTFWDFASLHTEAQHHTIWNMSDRGIPRSYRMMEGFGVHTFRLSNDKGETTLVKFHWKPKLGVHSLVWEEAQIAAGVDPDFHRRDLADAIEAGAFPQWDLGVQVFPDTEEEMFEGIDLLDPTKFVPEELAPVRIIGTMTLVANPTNFFEQTEQVAFHPGHLPPGIDVTADPLLQGRLFSYIDTQLTRLGGPNFNQIPINRPHSPVNDMLRDGFHQHASHVGVAPYHPNSLDGANPFPTTEGARIDVPVPLPESAVVREQSATFDDHFSQARLFYLSLTGVEQRHVAEAYSFELGKCYEENIKTRQLSALAQIDTELAATVAKNLGLPAPEKVKLAKATPSPALSQIGQEWPVDGRQIGILTTADTPADQVAELVAAIDGAGMVPLVVCEHGGTLGGAKGGVPVSRTYDTARSIEFDAVVVVDTPERYEVDVMRAEVFRHQKAIVLPESLEGVRVDTSAPGVITVSSLADAVDQLLPLLRTHRVWER
- a CDS encoding DsbA family oxidoreductase — encoded protein: MRIDIWSDYVCPFCTVGERHLNLALENFEGKDDVEIVWRSFQLDPDAPKESAGNALDYLVRVKGMGEDQVIAMNDGLAARAAEVGLEFNWRESLMVNTMDAHRLGHLARRDDKGVEWDELVKHGYFTDGRNIADHEQLRAFADQVGLPREDVDSTLADESAYSREVMADIALARQIGVQGVPFFVFDGKLAVSGAQPVEVFARALEQIAAEG